The Bosea beijingensis genome contains the following window.
GCTGGCGCCCCTCCGAATTGCTGCTGCCGACGCCGGCCGGGCTCTATTGCCCGCCGGCCGATATCCATATCGATCCGGTCCGCCCTGTGGCGCGGGCGCTGATCACGCACGGCCATTCCGATCATGCTCGGGCCGGCCATGGTGCCGTGCTGGCGACACGCGAGACCTTGGCCATCATGGCGCTGCGCTATGGCGAGGGTTTTACAGGCTCGCAGCAGGTCGCGGTGCCCGGCGAGGCCATCCGCATCGGCGAGGTCGATTTCACCTTCGTGCCCGCCGGCCATGTCCTCGGCTCCGCCCAGATCGCCGTCGAAAGCCGGGGTCTGCGCATCGTCGCCTCCGGCGACTACAAGCGCGAGCGCGACCCGACCTGTGCCGGCTTCGAGCCCGTGCCTTGCGACATCTTCATCACCGAGGCGACTTTCGGCCTGCCGGTCTTCCGCCATCCATCGGCGGCGGGGGAGGTGGCAAAGCTCTTGGAATCCGTCAGGCTCTTCCCGGAGCGTACGCATATCGTCGGCGCTTATTCGCTGGGCAAGGCGCAGCGCGTCATGGCCTTGATCCGCGAGGCCGGCTACAACAGGCCGATCTATATCCATGGCGCCGTCGAGAAGATCACCGCCTTCTATGCAGCCGAAGGCATCCCGCTTGGCGAGATAAGGCTCGTCTCGGAAACCGATCGCAAGACGCTGGGCGGCGAGATCGTCATCTGCCCGCCGAGTGCGACGCAGGACTTGTGGGCGCGCCGCTTCCCGGACCCGGTTACCGCCTTCGCATCGGGCTGGATGCGGATCAGGGCGCGGGCGCGCCAGAAAGGCGTCGAACTGCCGCTCGTCATCTCCGACCATGCCGACTGGGACGACCTGCTCGCGACGATCAAGGAGGTCCAGGCCGGCGAGATCTGGGTGACACATGGCGAGGCCGACGCGCTCGTCCACTGGTGCGGCACGGCCGGCCTCAAGGCCAAGCCGCTGCATCTCGTCGGCTATGGCGACGAGAACGAGGCCGATCCGGTCGAGGAGGCGGCTAATGCAGCTTCCGCCTGAGAGCCGATCAGCGCGAAGCCGCGACGACCGGGCGCGCGGGCGCGGCCATGCCGACCATGGCATTGGCCATGTCGCGGGCGAGGCAGTCATAGCCCGCATCGCTCATATGGAAACCGTCGGTCCAGAGCGCGGCCTTGAAGGCCTCGGCATCGGAGCGATGCCATTCGCGCATCGCGTCGTAGCGCCCGAAGACCGGCACGGCCTCGCGGCGGGCGACCTCGCCGACGGCCTCGACATACTGGCCGTAGCGCTGCGGATCGCGCACCGAGGGGAAGAACTGCGGATCGAGAATGGTCAGCGCCGGGCCGGAATCGCGGACGAGCGCGATGCCTTCGCCGATCATTGCCTTGAAGGCGTCGAGATCGCCGCCCCTGACGGCATCGTTGGTGCCGACCTGCCAGATCACCAGGTCGTAGGGACGCGCGGCCAGCGCCGACTTCAGGCGCGCGAGCGTCTGCGGGGCGGTTTCGCCGCCGATGCCGGCATTCACGATCTCGACCTGCGAGTTCGGCCAGGACTTGGCGAGCAGCGCCTGGAGACGGGCGGGATAGGTCTTGTCCTTGGCGCTGGCGCCGACGCCTTCGGTCGAGGACGAGCCGATCGCGAGTATCGTCAGCGCCTTGCCCTGCGAGACCTTGGTGGAAAGCGGCGCAAGCCCGGCGTTCGAGCGCACGATCGGCGTCTCGCGGCAGGAGAAGCTCGCCGCTTGTGCGGGAGCTCCGACCGAAAACGTGGCAGCGATGACAGGCAAGGCAAAGGCAAGAAACCGCATCGCAGCGCGCATCGGCATGGCTCTCCCAGCTACTGCGCTGCCGTTAAGGTTTGCTTCATGAACGGTATCTGAACGATGCGCTGCAACACGAACGAACCAGCAGGGTGTGGCGCGGGAGCGACAGCATGAACCGCTTCGCCTGGCTGCTCGATCGGCTCGCTTATGAACCGCGGCGCAATGCCAAGATCGCGCTGATTGCCAATTACCTGCGCACCACGCCCGATCCCGATCGCGGCTATGCGCTGGCGGCGATGACCGGCGGCCTCGTATTCCGTAACGCCAAGGCCGGGCTGATCCGCACCATGATCGCCGAGCGCACCGACCCGGTGCTCTTCGCACTGTCCTATGACTATGTCGGCGATCTCTCGGAGACGGTCGCGCTGATATGGCCGGCCCGGCACGGCGCCAACGCGGTGCCGCATCTGCCGGAGGTGGTCGAAAGCCTCCGAGAGGCCGGCAAGACCGATCTGCCGCGTCTCGTCGCCGGCTGGCTCGATGCGCTCGACGAGACCGGTCGCTGGGCCCTGCTCAAGCTCATCACCGGGGCCTTGCGCATCGGCGTCTCGGCGCGGCTCGCCAAGACGGCGGCCGCCAGCCTCGGTGGCGTACCACCCGACGAGGTCGAGCAGGTTTGGCATGGGCTGGAGCCGCCCTATGCCGAGCTTTTCGCCTGGCTGGAGGGCAGGGGCGCCCGGCCCGAGGCGCGTGATCCCGCGCCGTTCCGCCCGGTCATGCTTTCGCATCCGATCGAGGACGACGATTTCGACAAGCTCGACCCGGCCGAATTCTCTGCCGAATGGAAATGGGACGGCATCCGCGTCCAGGCGGTGAGCGGCCGCAAGGCCGACGGCACTCGCGTGACCCGGCTCTATTCCCGTACCGGCGAGGATATCGCCGGCGCCTTTCCCGATCTCGTCGAGGAACTGACGATCGACGGCGCGCTCGACGGCGAGTTGCTGGTGATGCGCGAAAGTGCCGTCCAGAGCTTCAACACCCTCCAGCAGCGGCTCAACCGCAAGACCGTCACGGCGAAGATGCTGGGCGAGTTCCCCGCTCATATCCGCGTGTACGACCTGCTCGTCGACGGCGAGGAGGATATCCGGAACCTGCCGTTGGAGGAGCGGCGCCAGCGGCTTGAAGCCTTTCTCTCGCGCCTCGCCAGCATCCGCTTCGATCTCTCACCAGTCATTCCCTTCGCCTCATGGGACGAACTGACGGCGGCCCGCGCCGATCCGGCCGGGGCCGGGGCGGACGCCGATGCGGAAGCGGTCGAAGGCTGCATGATCAAGCGTCGTGATTCGCCTTATTTGCCCGGCCGCCCCAAGGGCTATTGGTGGAAATGGAAGCGCGATGCCCGGCTCGTCGACTGCGTGCTGATGTATGCCCAGCGCGGCCATGGCAAACGCTCCTCCTTCTATTCCGACTATACCTTCGGCGTCTGGCGTGTGGGCGAGGATGGCGGGCAGGAACTGGTGCCGGTCGGCAAGGCCTATTTCGGCTTCACCGACGAGGAACTGATCGAGATCGACAAATATGTCCGCAAGAACACGCTGAATCGCTTCGGCCCGGTGCGCGAGGTCACGCATGAGGCTGGGTCCGGCCTCGTCTTTGAAGTCGCCTTCGAGGGCTTGCAGCGCTCGACGCGGCATAAATCCGGTCTGGCCATGCGTTTTCCCCGGATCAACCGTATCCGCTGGGACAAGCCGCCGCGTGAGGCCGACCATATCGAAGTGCTCGAAGCGCTGTTGCCGACCAATGGTTGAAGCGGAATGGGTTGCAGCCTTGCGCTTGCAGTGCTTGTGATGCGCGGCCGGCCTGAGGCAAAATGTCCGGGTCGGACGAATGCACCGGCCCGAAGCGGGACACGCGTTATCGGGCGGGGGACGGTGCAGGCTTTAAGGAGTGGGGCGATGAGCAAGCAGCCTTCGACGCGGATCGTCATCGCGGACGATCATCCGCTGTTTCGCGGCGCGCTGCGTCAGGCGGTGTCGAGCGCGCTCGGCGGCGCCGAGGTCAGCGAGGTCGGCTCGCTCGAGGCTTTGACCGAGGCTCTGGCCAGCGGCGGCGATGCCGATCTCGTCCTGCTCGATTTGACCATGCCGGGCGTGCAGGGTTTTTCCGGTCTGCTCTTCCTGCGCGCCGACCATCCTGAAATCCCGGTCATCGTCGTCTCCGCCAATGATGATCCGGCGGTGATTCGCCGCTGTATCGAGTTCGGCGCGCTCGGCTTCCTGCCCAAGACCGCGGACGTCGCGCAGATGGGCGAGGCGATCCGCGTCGTGCTCGACGGCGGCGTCTGGACGCCGCCCGGCGTCGATCTCTCCGCCCCGGTCGATGCCGAGATCGCCGACATGGTCCGCCGCATGTCGACGCTGACGCCGCAGCAGGTGCGTGTGCTGATGATGCTGTCGGAGGGACTTCTCAACAAGCAGATCGCCTATGAGCTCGGCGTCTCCGAGGCGACGGTGAAGGCCCATGTCTCGGCGATCCTGACCAAGCTCGATGTCGACAGCCGCACGCAGGCCGTAATCGCCGCCTCGAAGATCGCTGGCACCGCCTGGGCTACGGCGGGCGCCTCCGCGACCGCCTGAAGCTATCCGTTCAGTCCCCGTTCAAGCGCGGCCTGTTTCAGGGTAAGACAGCGCGGAAGCGCCCCGGATCGTCATGGGGCGCAACAGGATGACGATTGCTTCCATGGAACGGTTTCTCGGCGGCTCGCCTCTCAGCGTCCTCGTCCGCCTGATCTTCATCTCGCTTCTGGTCGGCGCGGCCATGGCCTTTCTCGGCCTCTCACCGCATAGCCTCTACGAGGCCGCCGCGCGCTTCCTGCGCTCGATCACCGGGCTCGGCTTCGGCGCAGTGCGCGAGCTCGGCCAATGGGTCATCGCCGGCGCGCTGATCGTCGTGCCGCTCTGGCTGCTGATGCGGCTCTTCGCGGCGCGGAAGTAAGCCTCAGAGCCTTTCGCCGCGCGCGATCGCAGCCGCATCACGCCCGATCAGGGCGGTCAGGCGCGTGAGGCCGGCGCGCCGTGCCCGCGTAGCGAGGCCGGTTTTGATCTCCTTGGCGAGCCCAGGCCCCTTGAACACCATCGCCGAGTAGAACTGCACCAGCGTCGCGCCGGCGCGGATCTTGGCGAAGGCGGTCTCAGCCGAATCGACGCCACCGACGCCGATCAGCGGGAACTGCCCTTCGACCCGCAGGAAGGCCTCGGCCAGGATGCGGGTCGAGGCGGTGAAGAGCGGCTTGCCGGAAAGCCCGCCGGTCTCAGCCCTGCTGGCACTGCGCAGGCTGTCCGGGCGCGCGATCGTGGTGTTCGAAACGATCAGCCCGTCGATATTGCGCTTGCGCGCGACGGCGATCATGCCGTCGAGCTCGGGCAGGGTCAGGTCCGGCGCGATCTTGATCAGGATCGGCGTGCGTTGGCCAACGGTCGCGACCTCATCCCGCGCCGCGAGCGTGCGCGCCACGAGGTCGTCGAGCGCGCTTTCCGCCTGCAGGTCGCGCAGACCTGGCGTGTTCGGCGAGGAGACATTGATCGTCAGGAAGTCGGCGAGAGGGGCGAGACGGCGCGCCAGCGTCGCATAATCGGCGGCGCGGTCTGCCGATTCCTTGTTGGCGCCGAGATTGACGCCGACGAGCCCATTGCGGCGCAGGCGGGCCTGCAGCCGTTTCGCCACCGCCTCCATGCCCTCGCTGTTGAGGCCGTAGCGATTGATGACGGCCTCGTCCTCCAGCAAGCGGAAGACGCGGGGGCGGGGGTTGCCGGGTTGCGGCAGCGGCGTCACGCCACCGACCTCGACGAAGCCGAAGCCGAGCCCCAGCGCGCCGTCGATCGCCTCCGCATTCTTGTCGAAGCCGGCGGCGAGACCGACCGGATTGGAGAAGGACAGCCCGAACGCCTCCGTCGCGAGCACGGGATCGTCGGCGCCCGGCTTGAGGGCGGGTGCCGTGGCAAGTGCCGTGACTGACAGGCGATGCGCCGTTTCCGCATCCATGCGGTGGATCAGCGGCCGGGCGAGGTTGAACAGGCCACCGATCATGCGAGCGTCTCCGGTAGGGTGTGGCTGCCGTCGCCCTTCAGCGGCATGGGGGCGATCCAGCGGATCACCTTTGGATCGAGCGGGGCATGGAGATGCGGGAACAGGGCGCCGCCGCGCGACGGCTCGTAGCGCAGGGCCGAACCGAGGCGCTCATCGTCGATGGCAATGAGCAGGAGCCCGTCCTGTCCGGCGAAATGCTTTGCCGCGGTCTCGGCGACCTGGGTGCCCGTGGAGAAATGAATGAAGCCGTCGGCGTGATCGACGGGAGCGCCGTCGAAACGGCCCTTGGCCTCGGCTTCCGACCAGAGCGCGGCGGGGCATATCTTGTAGATCAGGGGCACCGGAACTCTCGCGCGGACATGTCGATCATCGGCTTAATCACTGGCAGGAGGATTCCGCAAGCCGTTGTCTGATTGCGGCGAGATTCGGATTGAAATCTTATCGGATAGGGGATATTTCCTATCTTCAATCCCCGCCCCACGGCAAGAGCGAAGCGAGGCCTGCGCGATGCTGTCACATGACCAGATCTGGGGGGCGATCGATACGCTCGCCCAGCGCTACGGCTTCACCGCTTCGGGCCTGGCGCGCAAGGCCGGGCTCGATGCCACCACCTTCAATCGCTCGAAGCGCGTCGCCCCCGACGGGCGCGAGCGCTGGCCCTCGACCGAATCGATTTCAAAGATCCTGGTCGCGACCGGCGCCTCCTTCGACGAGTTCATGAGCGTGGTACTGCGGCGCGAGCCGGCCCCGGCCCGCACGATTCCCTTGATCGGCTTCGCCCAGGCCGGCTCGGGCGGCTTCTTC
Protein-coding sequences here:
- a CDS encoding ligase-associated DNA damage response exonuclease, with protein sequence MARQSARWRPSELLLPTPAGLYCPPADIHIDPVRPVARALITHGHSDHARAGHGAVLATRETLAIMALRYGEGFTGSQQVAVPGEAIRIGEVDFTFVPAGHVLGSAQIAVESRGLRIVASGDYKRERDPTCAGFEPVPCDIFITEATFGLPVFRHPSAAGEVAKLLESVRLFPERTHIVGAYSLGKAQRVMALIREAGYNRPIYIHGAVEKITAFYAAEGIPLGEIRLVSETDRKTLGGEIVICPPSATQDLWARRFPDPVTAFASGWMRIRARARQKGVELPLVISDHADWDDLLATIKEVQAGEIWVTHGEADALVHWCGTAGLKAKPLHLVGYGDENEADPVEEAANAASA
- a CDS encoding SGNH/GDSL hydrolase family protein — translated: MPMRAAMRFLAFALPVIAATFSVGAPAQAASFSCRETPIVRSNAGLAPLSTKVSQGKALTILAIGSSSTEGVGASAKDKTYPARLQALLAKSWPNSQVEIVNAGIGGETAPQTLARLKSALAARPYDLVIWQVGTNDAVRGGDLDAFKAMIGEGIALVRDSGPALTILDPQFFPSVRDPQRYGQYVEAVGEVARREAVPVFGRYDAMREWHRSDAEAFKAALWTDGFHMSDAGYDCLARDMANAMVGMAAPARPVVAASR
- a CDS encoding cisplatin damage response ATP-dependent DNA ligase gives rise to the protein MNRFAWLLDRLAYEPRRNAKIALIANYLRTTPDPDRGYALAAMTGGLVFRNAKAGLIRTMIAERTDPVLFALSYDYVGDLSETVALIWPARHGANAVPHLPEVVESLREAGKTDLPRLVAGWLDALDETGRWALLKLITGALRIGVSARLAKTAAASLGGVPPDEVEQVWHGLEPPYAELFAWLEGRGARPEARDPAPFRPVMLSHPIEDDDFDKLDPAEFSAEWKWDGIRVQAVSGRKADGTRVTRLYSRTGEDIAGAFPDLVEELTIDGALDGELLVMRESAVQSFNTLQQRLNRKTVTAKMLGEFPAHIRVYDLLVDGEEDIRNLPLEERRQRLEAFLSRLASIRFDLSPVIPFASWDELTAARADPAGAGADADAEAVEGCMIKRRDSPYLPGRPKGYWWKWKRDARLVDCVLMYAQRGHGKRSSFYSDYTFGVWRVGEDGGQELVPVGKAYFGFTDEELIEIDKYVRKNTLNRFGPVREVTHEAGSGLVFEVAFEGLQRSTRHKSGLAMRFPRINRIRWDKPPREADHIEVLEALLPTNG
- a CDS encoding response regulator transcription factor, encoding MSKQPSTRIVIADDHPLFRGALRQAVSSALGGAEVSEVGSLEALTEALASGGDADLVLLDLTMPGVQGFSGLLFLRADHPEIPVIVVSANDDPAVIRRCIEFGALGFLPKTADVAQMGEAIRVVLDGGVWTPPGVDLSAPVDAEIADMVRRMSTLTPQQVRVLMMLSEGLLNKQIAYELGVSEATVKAHVSAILTKLDVDSRTQAVIAASKIAGTAWATAGASATA
- a CDS encoding DUF6460 domain-containing protein codes for the protein MERFLGGSPLSVLVRLIFISLLVGAAMAFLGLSPHSLYEAAARFLRSITGLGFGAVRELGQWVIAGALIVVPLWLLMRLFAARK
- a CDS encoding quinone-dependent dihydroorotate dehydrogenase, translated to MIGGLFNLARPLIHRMDAETAHRLSVTALATAPALKPGADDPVLATEAFGLSFSNPVGLAAGFDKNAEAIDGALGLGFGFVEVGGVTPLPQPGNPRPRVFRLLEDEAVINRYGLNSEGMEAVAKRLQARLRRNGLVGVNLGANKESADRAADYATLARRLAPLADFLTINVSSPNTPGLRDLQAESALDDLVARTLAARDEVATVGQRTPILIKIAPDLTLPELDGMIAVARKRNIDGLIVSNTTIARPDSLRSASRAETGGLSGKPLFTASTRILAEAFLRVEGQFPLIGVGGVDSAETAFAKIRAGATLVQFYSAMVFKGPGLAKEIKTGLATRARRAGLTRLTALIGRDAAAIARGERL
- a CDS encoding DUF952 domain-containing protein, with translation MPLIYKICPAALWSEAEAKGRFDGAPVDHADGFIHFSTGTQVAETAAKHFAGQDGLLLIAIDDERLGSALRYEPSRGGALFPHLHAPLDPKVIRWIAPMPLKGDGSHTLPETLA